One stretch of Asterias rubens chromosome 8, eAstRub1.3, whole genome shotgun sequence DNA includes these proteins:
- the LOC117293898 gene encoding 4-hydroxybenzoate polyprenyltransferase, mitochondrial-like, with translation MVLLSCTKVIGRCMHLSSFSRYPVLSTVSKSNYLVIDQRWCSFACMNRSLSSSKTLHGVTKNNIWSGFTEQGRCLKVPSALHHFGQCHPTNSHTHDGQSLVPFQECDNKSVKLPRHPRHCHHKPVPAQYSQDSFSDFQRTQSCQHFQNVLLRPSQQLRRVHHCAQFCRAQFRRREPHNFGQVVGWRQEGCAELFGRGQIGRGQILGRSSRRSMSLMTSVVNAAPSKIQPYMKLMRIDKPIGTWLCYWPCAWSIALATAPGHFPSLYMLSLCGLGALVVRGAGCTVNDLWDKDFDKSVERTRSRPIAAGDISPRQALVFLAAQLSVALGILLTLNPYSIALGFVAVLPIVIYPLMKRITYWPQAFLGLTINFGALIGYSAVHGSCDWSIVLPLYMSCMAWTLVYDTIYGHQDKRDDMALGLRSTSIKMGENTKYWLTGFGAVMLSGLTTAGIMAEQTLPYYLAVALTAAHIGNQVWTVDIHNPDDCWNKFYSNRRLGAIIFAGIVAGTLAKAASESADGKTKTDNSSKIQA, from the exons ATGGTGTTACTCAGCTGTACAAAAGTTATTGGGCGTTGTATGCATCTCTCATCATTCAGCAGGTACCCTGTGCTTTCCACGGTATCCAAATCAAACTACCTGGTTATCGATCAAAGGTGGTGTTCCTTTGCATGCATGAACCGTTCTTTATCATCTAGCAAGACACTGCATGGTGTGACAAAAAACAATATATGGAGTGGTTTTACAGAGCAGGGAAGATGTTTAAAGGTCCCCTCCGCCCTGCATCATTTCGGACAATGTCATCCAACAAACTCGCATACGCACGACGGTCAAAGCCTTGTGCCGTTTCAAGAGTGTGACAATAAAAGCGTAAAACTTCCAAGACATCCAAGACACTGCCATCACAAGCCAGTTCCCGCTCAATATTCTCAAGACTCGTTCTCAGACTTTCAAAGAACTCAGTCGTGCCAACATTTTCAGAACGTTCTTCTACGACCAAGTCAGCAACTCCGGCGTGTTCACCACTGCGCCCAGTTTTGTAGAGCACAGTTTCGACGTAGGGAACCACACAATTTTGGTCAGGTGGTGGGATGGAGACAGGAAGGATGTGCCGAGCTCTTTGGGCGTGGTCAGATTGGGCGTGGTCAGATCTTGGGACGCAGCAGTAGGCGGAGTATGAGCCTGATGACATCTGTGGTGAATGCAGCACCGAGTAAGATCCAACCCTACATGAAGCTTATGAGAATCGACAAGCCAATTG GGACGTGGTTGTGCTATTGGCCTTGTGCGTGGAGTATTGCATTGGCTACAGCGCCTGGTCACTTTCCTAGTTTATACATGCTTAGTCTCTGCGGACTAGGAGCCCTTGTAGTAAGAGGAGCGGGTTGTACCGTCAATGACTTGTGGGACAAGGACTTTGATAAATCT gtTGAACGGACACGCTCAAGACCCATAGCTGCAGGTGACATCAGCCCTAGACAGGCCCTAGTCTTCCTAGCAGCTCAGCTCAGCGTTGCCTTGGGGATATTGCTGACTCTTAATCCATACAG TATAGCTCTTGGATTTGTTGCTGTTCTACCAATCGTCATCTACCCACTGATGAAGAGGATTACTTACTGGCCACAGGCTTTTCTAG GCTTGACGATCAACTTTGGAGCTCTGATTGGCTATTCAGCAGTACATGGGTCATGTGATTGGAGCATTGTACTGCCTCTCTACATGTCGTGTATGGCGTGGACTTTGGTCTATGATACCATCTATGGACATCAG GATAAGAGAGACGACATGGCATTGGGTCTTAGATCTACATCCATCAAGATGGGTGAGAACACCAAGTATTGGTTGACAGGATTTGGTGCCGTTATGTTGTCTGGTCTGACGACAGCTGGCATCATGGCAGAACAAACGTTGCCTTACTACCTAGCAGTAGCGCTCACTGCAGCTCACATTGGCAACcag GTGTGGACTGTGGACATTCACAATCCTGACGACTGCTGGAACAAGTTCTACTCCAATCGCAGGCTGGGTGCAATCATCTTTGCAGGTATTGTTGCAGGCACCTTGGCTAAAGCTGCATCTGAATCAGCCGATGGTAAAACGAAGACAGACAATAGCAGTAAAATACAGGCATGA
- the LOC117293899 gene encoding glutaredoxin-like: protein MSAPVRTLVRGLIESHRVMMFSKSTCPFCLLAKDTLREAGVKDFNVLEIELRPDAPDIQKVLYNMTGASTVPSVFIDQMHIGGGSDIHSKYESGELVKLLREKGLINGETMS from the exons ATGTCAGCGCCCGTGAGAAC CTTGGTGAGAGGACTGATTGAAAGTCATCGAGTTATGATGTTCTCCAAGTCGACTTGTCCGTTCTGTCTACTAGCCAAAGACACACTGAGGGAAGCTGGCGTCAAAGACTTCAATGTGCTTGAGATTGAGTTGAGGCCTGACGCTCCTGATATACAG AAAGTGTTGTACAACATGACGGGGGCGTCGACAGTACCCAGTGTCTTCATCGACCAGATGCATATAGGAGGTGGATCAGACATACACAGCAAGTATGAGTCTGGAGAATTGGTGAAGTTACTACGAGAGAAAGGGTTGATCAATGGAGAGACAATGTCGTGA